Proteins co-encoded in one Flavobacterium sp. M31R6 genomic window:
- a CDS encoding HNH endonuclease, whose product MAQKNLWTREELILAFNLYLKIEFGKTHKGNPKVIALANILGRTPSSIGMRLGNFASIDPYHQQRGVGGLKGGMNQVKPIWDEFFHNQEELVFLSEQILAQKENTSIENKYQEILFDLKGLKGENVIREVKTRVNQSVFRQMVLTNYTTKCAITGIDIPELLLASHIVPWSKNENERLNPENGICLSALYDKAFDKGLIGINSNYQVILSTGIKKKKETSFYQSHFATIENQRIIDGIKYLPRKEFLEYHLDTIFEK is encoded by the coding sequence ATGGCACAAAAAAATCTTTGGACTCGAGAAGAATTAATACTTGCTTTTAATTTGTATTTAAAAATTGAATTTGGGAAAACACATAAGGGTAATCCAAAAGTTATTGCTTTGGCAAATATTTTAGGAAGAACACCGAGTTCGATTGGAATGCGATTAGGAAATTTTGCAAGTATAGATCCATATCATCAACAAAGAGGAGTTGGAGGTTTAAAAGGAGGGATGAATCAAGTAAAACCAATTTGGGACGAATTCTTTCATAATCAAGAAGAATTAGTTTTTCTAAGTGAACAAATTCTGGCTCAAAAAGAAAATACTTCAATAGAAAACAAATATCAAGAAATTCTTTTCGACTTAAAAGGACTAAAAGGAGAAAACGTGATTCGAGAAGTAAAAACTAGAGTGAACCAATCTGTTTTCAGGCAAATGGTTTTAACTAATTACACCACCAAATGCGCCATTACTGGAATTGATATTCCTGAATTATTATTGGCAAGCCATATTGTTCCTTGGTCAAAAAATGAAAACGAAAGACTAAATCCTGAAAACGGAATTTGTCTTTCTGCCCTTTACGACAAAGCATTCGATAAAGGATTGATTGGTATAAATTCAAACTACCAAGTGATATTGTCAACTGGCATAAAAAAGAAAAAGGAGACTTCGTTTTATCAAAGTCATTTTGCTACGATTGAAAATCAAAGAATTATTGATGGAATAAAATATTTGCCAAGAAAAGAATTTTTAGAATATCATCTTGATACTATTTTCGAGAAATGA
- a CDS encoding YhcG family protein, which yields MIKNQSIIPDIKAIIANAKDKAVRAVDNERTIMYWHIGRRIFEEEQQGKDRADYGAYLIKFLSKQLQPDYGSGFSVRQLERYRQFYRTYPIASALRTQLSWTQYKLLISIDNQDKRDFYSAESVKNNWTSRQLERQICSNLWERLLISNDKESVLAVAKNEKLPSDAKEIIKDPMFLEFLDLKREASYYEKDLEQAIITHLQEFLLEMGNGFSFVARQKRIHIEGDEFFTDLVLYNRLLQCFVIVEIKTDKLTHQDIGQLQMYVNYYDRMEKLAHENPTIGILLCATKNDGVVKFTLPENNKTIVASQYELYLPTEQQLLDEVNKELENFDETKE from the coding sequence ATGATAAAGAATCAATCTATAATTCCTGACATAAAAGCAATAATAGCAAATGCGAAAGACAAAGCCGTTAGGGCTGTTGATAATGAGCGTACGATCATGTATTGGCATATTGGACGACGTATTTTTGAGGAAGAACAACAAGGGAAAGACAGAGCGGATTACGGGGCATATTTGATTAAATTTCTATCCAAACAATTACAGCCAGATTATGGAAGTGGTTTTTCGGTTAGACAATTAGAACGGTATCGACAGTTTTATCGTACTTATCCAATTGCGTCCGCACTGCGGACGCAATTGAGTTGGACGCAGTATAAATTACTTATTTCTATTGATAATCAAGACAAAAGAGATTTTTATAGTGCCGAAAGCGTTAAGAACAATTGGACATCAAGACAACTCGAACGCCAAATTTGCAGTAATCTTTGGGAACGCCTTTTGATAAGCAACGATAAAGAAAGTGTGCTTGCCGTGGCCAAAAACGAAAAACTGCCTTCGGATGCTAAAGAGATTATAAAAGACCCCATGTTTTTAGAGTTTTTAGACTTAAAACGGGAAGCTTCTTACTACGAAAAAGATTTGGAGCAAGCCATAATAACCCATTTACAGGAGTTTTTATTAGAAATGGGTAACGGTTTTTCATTTGTGGCAAGACAAAAAAGGATTCACATTGAGGGTGATGAATTTTTTACAGACTTAGTTTTATACAATAGACTTTTGCAATGTTTTGTAATCGTCGAAATCAAAACAGATAAACTCACGCATCAGGATATAGGGCAATTGCAGATGTATGTAAACTATTATGATCGGATGGAAAAGCTGGCTCACGAAAATCCAACAATTGGAATTTTACTATGTGCCACAAAAAATGATGGTGTTGTGAAATTTACTTTGCCCGAAAATAATAAAACCATAGTGGCGAGTCAATACGAATTGTATTTGCCTACGGAGCAACAACTATTAGATGAAGTCAATAAAGAGCTAGAAAATTTTGACGAAACAAAAGAATAA
- a CDS encoding murein L,D-transpeptidase has protein sequence MKKKVLLITIIALTLSLVSFYRYSEEILTAEDTSSAQTQQFTKINIDRATIARFFTQYPSLKKYQPDVNTIYAKRKFKPIWYNRTELIEFANVLYAKVNLLDEEGLNSQLPYKDKFDKIFDQNSADKPSQTDTEIMLSTVYVFYAQKVFHGVDTKKIQETGWFIPRNNISYVNLLDSLLVNPELLSKNENLVFNQYYKLRDVLKKYRQIEKEGGWNQIDSISEAQELKPNDSSKIIGQIRHWLTINGDLKRDSKLNVYDDEMMAAILNFKKRNDFKVNYPITYRHIRQMNIPAEERIKIIMINMERCRWIDPKLARANEYIIINIPSFKLIYKKNGKKELESNVFLGQIITETVVFSANMSSIVFSPYWNIPKSIVESELKIQIEHDKDYLAKNNIEWNNGNPRQKPGINNSLGLVKFVFPNSNNIYLHDTPARSLFDMEYRTFSHGCINLEKAKELAILILKDDPDWPIDRINDAMKGVKETTCILKHKIPIHIGYFTAWVNDSGEICFYNDIYLRDDHLAELIFSETP, from the coding sequence ATGAAAAAAAAAGTTTTATTAATAACAATTATAGCATTGACTCTTTCCCTCGTTTCTTTCTACCGTTACAGCGAAGAAATTCTAACGGCTGAAGACACTTCTTCTGCCCAAACACAACAGTTCACAAAAATTAATATTGACAGAGCTACCATTGCTCGTTTTTTCACCCAATACCCTTCTCTAAAAAAATACCAACCAGATGTTAATACCATATACGCAAAAAGAAAATTTAAGCCGATTTGGTATAATCGCACAGAACTTATCGAATTTGCCAATGTACTATATGCTAAAGTAAATCTTCTTGATGAGGAAGGATTAAATTCTCAATTACCCTATAAAGATAAATTTGACAAGATTTTTGATCAAAACTCAGCTGATAAACCTTCCCAAACCGATACCGAAATAATGCTATCCACCGTATACGTTTTTTATGCCCAAAAAGTATTTCATGGAGTGGACACAAAAAAAATACAGGAAACTGGGTGGTTTATCCCTAGAAATAATATTTCTTATGTAAATCTTTTGGATTCTTTATTAGTTAATCCAGAATTACTAAGTAAAAATGAAAATCTGGTATTTAACCAATACTATAAACTTCGAGATGTTTTAAAGAAATACCGACAAATAGAAAAAGAAGGCGGTTGGAATCAAATAGACTCGATTTCTGAGGCACAGGAATTGAAACCAAATGACAGCTCCAAAATCATTGGTCAAATAAGACACTGGCTTACCATTAACGGGGACTTAAAACGAGATTCCAAACTTAATGTGTACGATGATGAGATGATGGCCGCTATATTGAATTTTAAAAAAAGGAACGATTTTAAGGTTAATTATCCCATTACCTATAGACACATCAGACAAATGAACATTCCTGCCGAAGAACGCATTAAAATCATCATGATAAACATGGAACGTTGCAGATGGATTGATCCAAAATTGGCCAGAGCCAATGAATATATAATTATAAATATTCCATCCTTTAAATTAATTTATAAAAAAAACGGCAAAAAGGAACTGGAATCGAATGTGTTTTTAGGTCAAATCATTACCGAAACAGTAGTTTTTAGTGCCAATATGAGCAGTATTGTGTTTAGTCCCTATTGGAATATCCCCAAAAGCATTGTTGAAAGTGAACTAAAAATACAAATAGAACATGACAAAGATTATCTGGCCAAAAACAATATAGAATGGAACAACGGTAACCCCAGACAAAAACCCGGAATAAATAATTCTTTGGGACTCGTTAAATTTGTTTTTCCAAATTCCAATAACATCTATCTCCACGACACGCCAGCCCGAAGTCTATTCGACATGGAATACAGAACATTTAGTCATGGCTGCATTAATTTAGAAAAAGCCAAAGAATTGGCCATCTTAATTTTAAAAGATGACCCCGACTGGCCTATTGACCGGATCAATGATGCAATGAAAGGGGTAAAGGAAACCACTTGTATACTCAAACATAAAATCCCAATCCATATTGGCTATTTTACAGCTTGGGTTAACGATTCTGGAGAGATCTGTTTTTATAATGATATCTATTTAAGGGATGACCATCTGGCAGAATTAATATTTTCAGAAACACCCTAA
- a CDS encoding AsmA family protein gives MKEFIEKGKEFSKTTRFKKILKRTGFFIVGFLGLILIFFIGLRIYFTQNKEHIMTEINQKINDNISGHASIGDVGYKFLIGFPNFTVVLKKVELQDSLYAVHKRSVLKAEEIEVRLNVLSLLHKKVDIEKVVLIDTKIDLFKDKNGVSNSNIFKPKPKTNEPKSKTETEIGEVDFKNVVFISQNLQRNKLFHFEVNSLKCKINYKDDGWETDLFLDVFAKSMAFNTKHGSFIKDKRVKGKLAVQFSKAKNKIDVVTEGLGIGDDDFDIKASFGLNKDHPIMNINIKTTILWLNAAHLLDPHLFKILNHFNITKPLDAQCSIIGDMNAEGDPEIIVDAQIKDNVLVSSEGETKECSFEGRYINNFKNGLGNNDINSAVIIKNFTGNYKGIPVVIPNAAINNLEKPIATGDLHSKFDVEKLGNIFGDQFIKFNGGTANVDFKFNVDIVALRISKPRFTGKVNIEKANMLLRSKNITFQTNVLLDFTDQALFIRNIKYQRDKNIFFLDGKIDNFLNLYYNDPAKMVAVLNINSPFMDVKKFISVLAHSQKTNEVKKVASKSDIKKRITLVEKCQVVLNLNLDKMVYSNLTAKNAKIIIVAKNRQFFVKQGAIESCGGKITFASQLIPNGNLFDVKTNVNIATVDIPQFLTSFKNFGITSFQPNDIKGNLSATADMSVKMTQNGDLVDDSAKGNLYYDIKKGELNNFMPIIKIGKFAFPNRDVKHIVFNDLSGRLNMSGSFVNVDYFKVSSNVLNFDVEGIYSFKKGTNLGLTIPLRNPEDDYKIKDLKEREAKRYKGIVLHLLVVDGKNGEMKIKMGSLPKK, from the coding sequence ATGAAAGAATTTATAGAAAAAGGAAAAGAATTTTCAAAGACAACTAGATTTAAAAAGATTTTAAAAAGAACCGGTTTTTTTATTGTTGGTTTTTTAGGGTTAATACTTATTTTCTTTATTGGATTGAGGATTTATTTTACTCAAAATAAAGAGCACATAATGACCGAAATCAATCAGAAAATTAATGATAATATTTCGGGGCATGCCAGTATTGGAGATGTGGGCTACAAATTCTTGATAGGTTTTCCCAATTTTACGGTGGTTTTGAAAAAAGTTGAACTGCAGGACAGTTTGTATGCCGTTCATAAAAGGAGTGTGCTTAAGGCGGAAGAAATCGAAGTGCGATTGAATGTGCTGAGTTTATTGCATAAAAAAGTGGATATAGAAAAAGTAGTTTTGATTGATACTAAAATCGATTTGTTTAAAGATAAAAATGGCGTTTCCAATTCGAATATTTTTAAACCAAAACCCAAAACAAATGAGCCAAAAAGCAAAACTGAAACTGAAATCGGAGAAGTTGATTTTAAGAATGTAGTTTTTATTTCCCAAAATTTACAAAGAAATAAATTGTTCCACTTTGAGGTGAATTCTTTAAAATGTAAAATAAATTATAAAGATGATGGCTGGGAAACAGATTTGTTTCTGGATGTTTTTGCAAAAAGCATGGCTTTCAATACCAAACACGGAAGTTTTATAAAAGACAAAAGAGTAAAAGGAAAACTGGCAGTTCAATTCTCTAAGGCGAAAAATAAAATTGACGTAGTTACTGAAGGGCTTGGGATTGGCGACGATGATTTTGACATCAAAGCGAGTTTTGGTCTGAACAAGGATCATCCAATAATGAATATCAACATAAAAACGACTATTTTATGGCTGAATGCCGCTCATTTGTTGGATCCACATTTGTTTAAAATTCTAAATCATTTTAATATAACTAAGCCTCTTGATGCCCAATGTAGTATTATTGGCGACATGAATGCAGAAGGAGATCCCGAAATTATTGTGGATGCCCAAATCAAGGATAATGTCTTGGTTTCTTCAGAAGGGGAAACCAAAGAGTGTAGTTTTGAAGGACGATATATCAATAATTTCAAGAACGGTTTAGGGAATAATGACATCAACTCGGCTGTTATCATTAAAAATTTCACAGGAAACTACAAGGGGATTCCAGTAGTTATTCCTAATGCAGCAATTAATAATTTAGAAAAACCGATTGCAACAGGAGACTTGCATTCTAAGTTTGATGTCGAGAAATTGGGAAATATTTTTGGTGATCAATTTATAAAGTTTAATGGAGGAACGGCAAACGTCGATTTTAAATTCAATGTTGATATTGTGGCTTTGCGAATTTCAAAACCTCGTTTTACGGGGAAAGTGAATATAGAAAAGGCTAATATGCTTTTAAGATCTAAGAATATTACTTTTCAAACCAATGTTCTTCTTGATTTTACGGACCAGGCATTGTTTATTAGAAATATTAAGTACCAAAGAGATAAAAATATTTTTTTCTTAGATGGGAAAATTGATAATTTTCTTAATCTCTATTATAATGATCCTGCAAAAATGGTGGCTGTTTTGAATATCAACAGCCCTTTTATGGATGTGAAAAAATTCATAAGTGTTTTGGCCCATAGTCAAAAAACGAATGAAGTTAAAAAAGTAGCCAGCAAATCAGATATTAAAAAACGGATAACGCTTGTTGAAAAATGTCAAGTGGTTTTAAATTTGAATCTTGACAAGATGGTGTATTCTAATTTGACGGCCAAGAATGCCAAAATTATTATTGTGGCCAAGAATAGACAATTTTTTGTCAAACAAGGAGCAATTGAATCCTGTGGAGGCAAAATCACATTTGCTTCCCAGTTAATTCCAAACGGTAATTTATTTGATGTAAAAACAAATGTAAACATTGCAACGGTTGATATTCCTCAATTTTTAACATCTTTCAAAAATTTCGGAATTACATCCTTTCAGCCTAATGATATAAAAGGAAATCTTTCGGCAACGGCTGACATGTCGGTAAAAATGACTCAAAATGGAGATTTGGTTGACGATTCGGCTAAAGGAAATTTGTATTATGATATCAAAAAAGGGGAACTGAACAATTTTATGCCAATAATAAAAATTGGCAAGTTTGCTTTTCCAAACAGAGATGTAAAACATATTGTTTTTAATGATTTGTCAGGACGATTGAATATGAGCGGTAGCTTTGTAAATGTTGATTATTTTAAAGTGAGTTCAAATGTGCTGAATTTTGATGTTGAGGGTATTTATTCATTCAAGAAAGGAACTAATTTAGGGTTGACGATTCCGTTAAGAAATCCAGAGGATGATTATAAAATTAAAGATCTAAAAGAAAGAGAAGCCAAACGATACAAAGGAATAGTGTTGCATTTGTTGGTTGTGGACGGGAAAAATGGTGAAATGAAAATTAAAATGGGAAGTCTTCCAAAGAAATAA
- a CDS encoding porin family protein, which yields MRSLKILLLSAFIVLVSNAVSAQAWGIRAGANFSDISGNGWNTDAKTGLYVGVYKEIPLIKSLLFIQPEVQYSQEGFSTKNAKDTKIDYLTVPVLAKIYVVKLLSFETGPQFGFAVSDNVDYTDVNSFVPSWAFGTSLNLPLGLSINARYITGLDDTFDNPTLSGKNQVFQIGAAFQF from the coding sequence ATGCGATCATTAAAAATTTTACTGTTAAGTGCTTTCATAGTATTAGTATCTAATGCAGTTTCAGCACAAGCTTGGGGAATTAGAGCAGGAGCCAACTTTTCTGATATTAGTGGAAATGGCTGGAATACAGACGCCAAAACTGGTCTTTATGTTGGCGTTTACAAAGAAATTCCATTGATAAAAAGCTTGCTTTTCATACAGCCTGAAGTACAATACTCACAGGAAGGATTTTCAACTAAAAATGCAAAAGACACAAAAATAGATTATCTTACTGTGCCTGTTTTAGCAAAAATTTATGTTGTTAAATTATTAAGCTTTGAAACCGGACCTCAATTTGGATTTGCAGTTTCAGACAATGTAGACTATACTGATGTAAACAGTTTTGTGCCTTCATGGGCTTTTGGTACGTCTCTTAACCTACCTTTAGGATTATCTATAAATGCTAGATACATCACAGGTTTGGATGACACGTTCGATAATCCAACGCTTTCAGGAAAAAACCAAGTTTTTCAAATTGGTGCCGCTTTCCAATTTTAA
- a CDS encoding threonine/serine exporter family protein, with translation MDFALLEKGIWLGCAGIGFAVLFNVPRRTLGVIYIIAALGGLLKFYLISLEVGLVFAALCGASLIGFSSVLAAHYRKAPPMTFALPALIPMIPGFFAYKAMVGVMKLTAEQDPDVYTKLFFETVKNGLSACFIILALAAGVAIPLLITRKETVKRIKADKVLEKQLENLEEEI, from the coding sequence ATGGATTTTGCATTATTAGAAAAAGGAATATGGTTGGGTTGTGCAGGTATCGGTTTTGCCGTTTTGTTCAATGTGCCTCGCCGTACTTTAGGAGTTATATACATCATCGCAGCCTTGGGCGGATTGCTCAAATTTTATTTAATATCACTCGAAGTTGGGTTGGTTTTCGCGGCTTTATGCGGTGCGAGCCTTATCGGTTTTTCTAGTGTATTGGCGGCACACTATCGCAAAGCGCCACCCATGACTTTTGCGCTTCCGGCATTGATCCCTATGATACCAGGATTTTTTGCCTACAAAGCCATGGTAGGAGTAATGAAATTAACTGCCGAACAAGATCCGGATGTCTATACCAAACTCTTTTTTGAAACCGTCAAGAACGGTCTTTCAGCTTGTTTTATCATCTTGGCTTTGGCCGCAGGGGTCGCCATCCCGCTACTCATCACCCGTAAGGAAACCGTGAAGCGAATCAAAGCGGATAAAGTTTTAGAAAAACAACTCGAAAACTTAGAAGAAGAAATTTAA
- a CDS encoding HPF/RaiA family ribosome-associated protein codes for MKVQINTDKNVEGSERLESYFSTEITRVLSRFDDKVTRVEVHFGDENSAKSGVNDKRCLIEARPANMQPIAVTEHADSIEKAFNGALDKIKKVLNTTFDKQKAH; via the coding sequence ATGAAAGTACAAATCAACACAGACAAGAATGTAGAAGGAAGCGAAAGATTAGAATCTTATTTTTCTACTGAAATAACAAGAGTATTATCCCGTTTTGATGACAAAGTGACTCGTGTAGAAGTACATTTTGGGGATGAAAACAGTGCGAAATCTGGGGTAAACGACAAGCGTTGTCTTATTGAAGCGCGTCCAGCCAATATGCAGCCTATTGCCGTTACAGAACACGCCGATTCTATCGAAAAAGCATTCAACGGAGCTTTGGATAAAATCAAAAAAGTACTCAACACTACATTCGATAAGCAGAAAGCGCATTAA
- a CDS encoding threonine/serine exporter ThrE family protein — protein sequence MELVAKPNKYELGEMLLEIGSLLMVSGANTERVKVTISRIAGAFCCDSDLMITNHALMITLTYKDNIKTFTSVKWVPNMHLNFNLISDISTMSWKIVEEKWSVERINKEMKLLDRKPLYPRFAVLFLVALAGASFCRLFGGGLIEMILCFSGSFLGLFVRQETMKLKFNFYVCIFFAALTSSFLVGLYSFLNPEGEFIHALSTSVLFLIPGVPMINSFSDLIDGNILNGTTRGVNVLVIAFAIALGLMVSLLIFNLH from the coding sequence ATGGAATTAGTTGCAAAACCAAACAAATATGAACTGGGAGAAATGCTCCTGGAAATAGGTTCCTTACTCATGGTTTCAGGAGCCAATACCGAACGTGTCAAAGTCACCATTAGCAGAATAGCAGGTGCTTTTTGCTGCGATTCGGATTTAATGATTACCAATCATGCTTTGATGATTACTTTAACCTATAAAGACAATATCAAAACGTTTACCAGTGTAAAATGGGTGCCGAATATGCACCTCAATTTTAATCTCATTTCGGATATCAGTACGATGAGTTGGAAAATTGTGGAAGAAAAATGGTCCGTGGAGCGCATCAATAAAGAAATGAAATTGCTAGACCGAAAACCATTATATCCAAGGTTTGCAGTTTTGTTTTTGGTGGCCTTGGCAGGAGCTTCCTTTTGTAGATTGTTCGGTGGTGGATTAATCGAAATGATACTTTGCTTTTCCGGAAGTTTCTTGGGGCTTTTTGTGAGACAGGAAACCATGAAACTCAAATTCAATTTTTATGTATGCATTTTCTTTGCGGCCTTAACCTCTTCTTTCTTGGTAGGGCTCTATTCGTTTCTAAATCCCGAAGGAGAATTTATACATGCCTTATCCACTTCGGTGTTGTTTTTAATTCCCGGCGTACCTATGATCAATTCCTTCTCGGACCTGATTGACGGAAATATATTAAACGGAACCACCAGAGGCGTAAATGTTTTGGTCATCGCCTTTGCCATTGCTTTGGGATTGATGGTTTCATTATTAATTTTTAATTTACACTAA
- a CDS encoding murein L,D-transpeptidase, translating to MPHKISAFNKVKSLSPFDSTLVSSFFIKHPKLQKYQEETTELYRKRNYQYIWFDSKGILEVSHLLYNKLNNMEDEGIKAAIPYKENLDTLFQNATENQSANVNDELLITSLYFFYTHKVLKGIDDKKIAELGWYLPRKKQSYVNYLDSIIANPSLIDKNEKEVLNEYYSLKEVLHKYRKIQKNNSWNPIELDSSRTSLKPGDSSQTIAQIRQRLFILEDIAADSKSTLYDDTLSVGILKYQKRNGIKENQTITQKTIASLNVPIENRIKTIMVNMERCRWIDADVAKAPELIVVNIPSYRLTFFKEGKPVLTSNVVVGKDMNKTVIFSADMRYIVFSPYWNVPKSIIAKEIKPGIAKNPNYLSKHNMERYNGGIRQKPGPKNSLGLVKFLFPNNNSIYLHDTPSKNLFDEEKRAFSHGCIRVAKPVELANEILKNDKNWTPEKIDAAMHKGKESWYRLKNKIPVYIGYFTAWVDNEGVIHFYDDVYQRDDRLATMLFEE from the coding sequence TTGCCTCATAAAATCAGTGCTTTTAACAAAGTAAAAAGCCTGTCTCCATTTGACAGCACTCTGGTCAGCTCCTTTTTTATAAAACATCCGAAACTACAAAAATACCAAGAAGAAACAACCGAATTGTATCGAAAACGCAACTATCAATACATTTGGTTTGACTCCAAAGGCATACTGGAAGTTAGTCATTTGCTGTATAATAAATTAAACAATATGGAAGATGAAGGAATAAAAGCCGCCATTCCATACAAAGAAAATCTGGACACGCTTTTTCAGAATGCGACCGAAAATCAAAGCGCGAATGTCAATGATGAATTATTGATTACATCGCTTTATTTTTTTTATACCCACAAAGTTTTAAAAGGAATTGACGATAAAAAAATTGCCGAATTGGGTTGGTATTTACCCCGAAAAAAACAATCCTACGTTAATTATTTGGATTCAATAATTGCCAACCCTTCCCTAATTGACAAAAACGAAAAAGAAGTATTGAATGAGTATTACAGCCTCAAAGAAGTACTCCATAAATACAGAAAGATTCAAAAAAACAATTCTTGGAATCCCATAGAACTAGATTCCAGTCGTACTTCCTTGAAGCCTGGAGATTCTTCTCAAACTATTGCCCAAATCAGACAACGGTTGTTCATACTGGAAGACATAGCAGCAGACTCAAAAAGCACCCTATATGATGACACCCTTTCTGTTGGAATTCTGAAATACCAAAAACGAAATGGCATAAAAGAAAACCAAACGATTACACAAAAAACCATAGCCTCTTTGAATGTTCCAATAGAAAATCGGATCAAAACCATTATGGTCAATATGGAACGCTGTCGATGGATTGATGCCGATGTTGCTAAAGCCCCAGAATTGATAGTGGTAAATATCCCATCCTATCGATTGACTTTTTTCAAGGAAGGAAAACCTGTTTTAACCTCCAATGTGGTCGTGGGAAAAGACATGAACAAAACCGTCATTTTTAGTGCCGATATGCGTTATATCGTTTTTAGTCCCTATTGGAACGTTCCCAAAAGTATTATCGCAAAGGAGATTAAACCCGGCATAGCCAAAAACCCAAACTATCTGTCCAAACACAATATGGAACGGTATAATGGAGGTATTAGACAAAAACCCGGACCAAAAAACTCATTGGGATTAGTGAAGTTTCTGTTCCCAAACAACAATTCCATTTACCTGCACGACACCCCTTCCAAAAACTTGTTCGATGAAGAAAAAAGAGCTTTCAGCCACGGCTGCATACGAGTTGCGAAACCAGTAGAGTTGGCTAATGAAATACTAAAAAACGATAAAAACTGGACACCCGAAAAGATTGATGCCGCCATGCATAAAGGCAAAGAATCCTGGTACAGGCTCAAGAATAAAATTCCGGTGTACATTGGTTATTTTACTGCTTGGGTGGATAACGAGGGGGTTATTCATTTTTATGACGATGTGTATCAAAGAGATGATCGATTAGCAACGATGTTGTTTGAAGAATAG
- a CDS encoding nuclear transport factor 2 family protein: MRALFLSLAVLTLVSFDSLHYKESGEKEQVNRTLDAWHKAAAEANAEVYFGMMTDDAIYIGTDPTENWDLKAFKAFAKPYFDRGKAWDFKALERHIYFDKSGKLAWFDELLNTQMKICRGSGVLIKTGKEWKIKHYVLSMTVPNENTNEVVKIKEGIEDVVIKNLQAKKQ, from the coding sequence ATGAGAGCACTCTTTTTAAGTTTAGCAGTATTGACATTAGTGAGTTTTGATTCTTTGCACTATAAAGAATCCGGTGAAAAAGAACAGGTAAACAGAACCCTTGATGCTTGGCACAAAGCTGCGGCAGAGGCCAATGCCGAAGTCTATTTTGGAATGATGACAGATGATGCGATTTACATCGGAACAGATCCAACCGAAAATTGGGATTTGAAAGCTTTTAAGGCCTTTGCAAAACCTTATTTTGACAGAGGCAAAGCTTGGGACTTTAAAGCATTGGAGCGTCACATTTATTTTGATAAATCAGGTAAACTGGCTTGGTTTGACGAACTGTTGAATACTCAAATGAAAATTTGTAGAGGTTCTGGTGTTTTGATAAAGACAGGTAAAGAATGGAAAATTAAACACTATGTTTTGTCTATGACCGTTCCAAATGAGAATACAAATGAAGTGGTGAAAATTAAAGAAGGGATTGAGGATGTCGTGATAAAAAATCTTCAGGCAAAGAAACAATAA